A part of Ammospiza nelsoni isolate bAmmNel1 chromosome 9, bAmmNel1.pri, whole genome shotgun sequence genomic DNA contains:
- the LOC132076978 gene encoding olfactory receptor 14J1-like: protein MSNSSSISHFLLLALTDTRQLQLLHFCLLLGISLAALLGNGLIISAVACGHHLHTPMFFFLLNLALSDLGSICTTVPKAMHNSLWDTRNISYTGCAAQLFFFLFFISAELFLLTITCYDRYVSICKPLHYGTLLGSRACAHMAAAAWASAFLYSLLHTANTFSVPLCHGNVLGQFFCEIPQILKLSCYKSYLREFGLIAVSVFFGFGFFVFIVFSYVQIFRVVLRIPSEQGRHKAFSTCLPHLAVVSLFLSTGTFAHLKPPSMSSLSLDLALSVLYSVVPPALNLFIYSLRNQELKAAVRRLITGWFQEH from the coding sequence atgtccaacagcagctccatcagccacttcctcctgctggcattgacagacacacggcagctgcagctcctgcacttctgcctcttgctgggcatctccctggctgccctcctgggcaacggcctcatcatcagcgccgtagcctgtggccaccacctgcacacgcccatgttcttcttcctgctcaacctggccctcagcgacctgggctccatctgcaccactgtccccaaagccatgcacaattccctctgggacaccaggaacatctcctacacaggatgtgctgctcagctctttttctttctgttcttcatctCAGCAGAGCTTTTCCTCCTGACCATCACGTGCTACGACCGCtatgtgtccatctgcaaacccctgcactacgggaccctcctgggcagcagagcttgtgcccacatggcagcagctgcctgggccagtgcctttctctactcactgctgcacacagccaatacattttctgtgcccctgtgccatggcaatgtcctgggccagttcttctgtgaaattcCCCAGATCCTCAAGCTTTCCTGCTACAAATCCTATCTCAGGGAATTTGGGCTCATTGCAGTTAGtgtcttttttggttttggcttttttgtgttcattgttttctcctatgtgcagatcttcagggttgtgctgaggatcccctctgagcaggggcggcacaaagccttttccacctgcctccctcacctggctgtggtctcTCTGTTCCTCAGCACTGGCACATTTGCACATCTGAAGcccccctccatgtcctccctatccctggatctggccctgtcagttctgtactcagtggtgcctccagccctgaacctcttcatctacagcctgaggaaccaggagctcaaggctgcagtgaggagaCTGATCACTGGATGGTTCCAGGAACATTAA